From Permianibacter aggregans, a single genomic window includes:
- the murU gene encoding N-acetylmuramate alpha-1-phosphate uridylyltransferase MurU, with protein MKAMILAAGRGERMRPLTDVTPKPLLKIAGTALIEFHLHKLAKAGFSEVIINHAWLGQQLEDFLGDGSRYGIKIRYSPEGEALETLGGIVKALPLLGTEPFLLVNGDIWTDYRFVTQTLSASKLAHLVLVDNPPHRPQGDFGFRAPEVFATPDDTRAELALTYSGIGVFSPKLFSDCKPGKAPLAPLLREAMQSERISGEHFRGHWFDIGTPERLRQVEQQFFSNNEAGQ; from the coding sequence ATGAAAGCGATGATCCTGGCTGCCGGTCGCGGCGAAAGAATGCGACCATTGACCGATGTGACGCCGAAACCGTTGTTGAAAATTGCTGGCACGGCGTTGATTGAGTTTCATCTGCACAAATTGGCCAAGGCCGGATTTTCGGAAGTGATCATCAATCACGCTTGGCTCGGTCAACAGCTCGAAGATTTTCTCGGTGACGGTTCACGTTACGGCATCAAAATTCGCTATTCGCCGGAAGGCGAAGCGCTGGAAACGCTGGGAGGTATCGTCAAGGCTTTGCCTCTGCTCGGCACCGAACCATTCCTATTGGTCAACGGCGATATCTGGACCGATTATCGTTTTGTTACACAAACCTTATCGGCATCGAAGCTCGCGCACTTGGTTCTGGTGGATAATCCCCCGCATCGACCACAAGGTGATTTTGGTTTTCGGGCGCCGGAGGTGTTTGCCACGCCGGATGATACGCGTGCCGAGCTCGCGTTGACGTATTCCGGTATCGGTGTGTTTTCACCCAAATTATTTAGCGACTGCAAACCGGGCAAAGCACCGCTGGCGCCACTGCTGCGCGAAGCGATGCAAAGCGAAAGGATTAGTGGCGAGCATTTTCGCGGTCACTGGTTTGATATCGGCACACCGGAGCGATTGCGACAGGTGGAGCAACAGTTTTTTTCCAACAATGAGGCCGGACAATGA
- a CDS encoding GFA family protein — translation MISSHGQCHCGNISLDIQYPETIHSFTAGVCRCQFCRMHGAMWLGLPISQLQVQAELASQAHFYDDDLLGVRYLLCRHCGVLTSVFSEIENQTYAMVNAGVVNLPTHIKTDVFQYGPYPNLAGRLQIRKESWLSTVKFSRELDRLLKREEQMAQAQQDG, via the coding sequence ATGATAAGCAGTCATGGCCAGTGCCATTGTGGGAATATCAGTCTCGATATTCAGTATCCGGAAACTATCCATTCTTTCACGGCCGGCGTCTGCCGATGTCAGTTCTGCCGCATGCATGGAGCTATGTGGCTGGGTTTGCCGATCAGTCAGTTACAGGTGCAGGCCGAGCTTGCCAGTCAGGCCCATTTCTATGATGACGATCTGCTTGGCGTTCGTTACCTGTTGTGCCGCCACTGCGGCGTGCTGACCTCGGTGTTCAGTGAAATAGAAAACCAGACTTACGCGATGGTCAATGCCGGCGTCGTCAACCTGCCGACCCATATCAAAACCGATGTATTCCAGTACGGCCCCTATCCGAATCTGGCCGGCCGGTTGCAGATCCGCAAGGAAAGCTGGCTATCGACGGTCAAATTCAGCCGTGAGCTCGACAGATTGCTGAAGCGCGAAGAACAGATGGCACAAGCACAACAGGATGGGTGA
- the crp gene encoding cAMP-activated global transcriptional regulator CRP, which produces MALTRRLLSDPTMEWFISHCHRRKYPAKSTIIYAGDKPDTLYLILDGSVSVLIEDNDGRELVLAYLNPGDFFGEMGLFDGQDIRSAWVRAKTECEVAEIGYSKYLQLAKENSEILVKLAGQMALRLRATSRKVSDLAFLDVTGRVARTLLDLCKQPDAMTHPEGMQIKITRQELGRLVGCSREMVGRVLKALEEQGLITARGKTMVIRGAR; this is translated from the coding sequence ATGGCCCTGACGAGAAGGCTACTATCTGATCCGACGATGGAGTGGTTCATTTCGCATTGCCATCGCCGCAAGTATCCGGCTAAAAGCACCATCATCTACGCCGGCGACAAACCCGATACCTTATATCTGATCCTCGACGGCTCGGTTTCAGTGCTGATCGAAGATAACGATGGCCGCGAACTGGTGCTGGCCTACCTGAACCCCGGTGATTTCTTCGGTGAAATGGGCCTGTTCGATGGCCAGGACATCCGCAGTGCCTGGGTCCGGGCCAAGACCGAGTGCGAAGTGGCCGAAATCGGTTACAGCAAGTACCTGCAACTGGCCAAAGAAAACTCGGAAATCCTGGTCAAGCTGGCTGGCCAGATGGCGCTGCGCCTGCGCGCCACCAGCCGCAAGGTTTCCGATCTGGCCTTCCTCGACGTCACCGGCCGGGTTGCCCGCACCTTGCTTGATCTGTGCAAACAGCCGGACGCAATGACCCACCCGGAAGGCATGCAAATCAAAATCACCCGTCAGGAACTTGGCCGCCTGGTCGGTTGCTCGCGGGAAATGGTCGGCCGGGTGTTGAAAGCGCTGGAAGAACAGGGCCTGATCACCGCCCGCGGCAAAACCATGGTCATTCGCGGCGCCCGCTAA
- the djlA gene encoding co-chaperone DjlA: MKWPNGMSSWWGKAIGGGVGYLMGGYLGALIGAVIGHQVDKGATDYEIDEDFSPGAQTRVQTAFFTATFSVLGHLAKADGRVSEQEIAFAQEVMRQFSLNEGQKKVAIDLFNKGKETGFDLYEALRDLKRECLRRQNLLQTFLEIQIQAVLADGEIHDRERLLLLNIGSALGFNRDQLDAVIGQIVGAQRFHSSRTGQSSKTQLQAAYETLGVKASDDDETIKKAYRRLMAQHHPDKLVAQGLPEEMMKEVTARAQSIQDAYQLIKKHRGNDV; this comes from the coding sequence ATGAAGTGGCCGAATGGCATGTCGTCGTGGTGGGGCAAAGCGATTGGTGGCGGCGTTGGCTACCTGATGGGTGGTTATCTCGGCGCGCTGATTGGCGCAGTCATTGGCCATCAGGTCGACAAGGGCGCCACTGATTACGAAATCGATGAAGATTTTTCACCCGGCGCGCAAACACGCGTGCAAACTGCTTTTTTTACTGCGACCTTTTCGGTACTGGGCCATTTGGCCAAGGCTGATGGTCGGGTCAGCGAACAGGAAATTGCTTTTGCGCAAGAAGTCATGCGCCAGTTCTCGTTGAACGAGGGTCAGAAAAAAGTCGCCATTGATTTGTTCAATAAAGGCAAAGAAACCGGTTTCGATTTATATGAGGCCTTGCGCGATTTGAAGCGCGAATGCCTGCGTCGGCAAAATCTGTTGCAAACCTTTCTGGAAATCCAGATTCAGGCCGTGCTTGCCGATGGCGAGATCCATGATCGCGAACGGCTGCTGCTGCTCAATATTGGCAGTGCGCTTGGTTTCAATCGCGATCAACTCGATGCCGTGATCGGCCAAATCGTCGGTGCCCAGCGTTTTCATTCCAGTCGCACTGGTCAATCGAGTAAGACGCAGCTGCAGGCGGCTTACGAAACCTTGGGTGTCAAAGCCAGCGATGATGACGAAACGATTAAGAAAGCCTATCGGCGCTTGATGGCCCAGCATCATCCAGACAAACTGGTCGCGCAGGGCTTGCCGGAAGAAATGATGAAAGAAGTCACCGCCCGTGCCCAGTCGATTCAGGACGCCTACCAGTTAATCAAGAAACATCGAGGAAATGATGTCTGA
- a CDS encoding anthranilate synthase component II, whose amino-acid sequence MILLIDNYDSFTWNLAQYFGELGADVLVRRNDAITVKEIEALQPSHLVISPGPCTPNEAGVSLAAIEYFLERLPMLGVCLGHQAIAQVLGGKVVRANQVMHGKTSAIHHRQQGIFRDLPNPFAATRYHSLIVDSASLPASLDVTAWTERAAGEREYIMGFRHRELPVEGVQFHPEAILTEHGHQLLSNFVNQESATTRTA is encoded by the coding sequence ATGATCCTGCTGATCGACAACTACGATTCCTTCACCTGGAATCTGGCCCAGTATTTCGGTGAGCTTGGCGCCGACGTTCTGGTTCGGCGCAACGATGCCATTACCGTCAAAGAAATCGAGGCACTGCAACCAAGTCATCTGGTCATTTCGCCAGGCCCTTGCACGCCAAACGAAGCCGGTGTGTCGCTTGCTGCCATCGAGTATTTTCTCGAACGCTTGCCGATGCTTGGCGTATGTCTCGGGCATCAAGCCATCGCTCAGGTGTTGGGCGGCAAAGTCGTGCGCGCAAATCAAGTCATGCACGGTAAAACTTCGGCGATCCATCATCGGCAACAAGGAATATTTCGCGATTTGCCAAATCCTTTTGCTGCCACTCGTTATCATTCCTTGATTGTTGACTCCGCCAGTTTGCCTGCCTCACTGGACGTGACGGCCTGGACAGAACGTGCCGCAGGCGAACGGGAATACATCATGGGTTTTCGCCATCGCGAATTACCTGTTGAAGGTGTGCAGTTCCATCCGGAAGCGATCCTGACTGAGCATGGTCATCAGTTACTGAGTAATTTTGTTAACCAAGAATCAGCGACCACACGTACAGCGTAA
- a CDS encoding AEC family transporter — MLISSLVLIACCLAAGVLLRVSGRVDANVSQALNAYVIHVALPAVILHQLPKLQLGAELLWPTLTPWLLLLGSASLIAWLSKRAGWSRPVTGALLLLVPLGNTSFLGFPLVEAYWGKDALPIAIIYDQFGSFIALSTYGLWILGTYGQGEKPDAKAMLSRILHFTPFLALLLSIPLRFISVPDVIDTVFARIGATLVPVILVAVGLQWRLELHTDWRVPLAIGLSIKLLLMPLAAMLILKSFGVSGQVLNVTVFEAGMSSMITASALAVNAGLAPRLSAAMVGFGIPLCLVTLYVWSLILG, encoded by the coding sequence GTGCTGATTTCCAGTCTGGTATTAATCGCCTGCTGCCTAGCCGCAGGCGTTTTGTTACGTGTCTCCGGCCGGGTCGATGCCAACGTCTCGCAAGCGCTGAACGCTTACGTCATTCACGTTGCCCTGCCAGCAGTTATCCTGCACCAACTCCCGAAATTACAGCTCGGCGCCGAACTGCTCTGGCCGACGCTAACCCCTTGGCTACTACTGCTCGGCTCCGCCAGTTTGATCGCCTGGCTTTCCAAACGTGCCGGCTGGTCGCGGCCGGTAACCGGTGCGCTGCTGCTGCTGGTACCACTCGGCAACACCTCGTTTCTCGGCTTTCCACTGGTTGAAGCCTACTGGGGCAAAGACGCGCTACCTATCGCGATTATTTATGATCAGTTCGGCAGCTTTATTGCGTTGTCCACCTATGGTCTCTGGATACTCGGCACTTACGGCCAGGGCGAAAAACCCGATGCGAAAGCGATGCTGTCGCGCATCTTGCATTTCACGCCGTTTCTGGCGCTGTTATTGTCGATACCTTTGCGCTTTATTTCCGTACCGGACGTTATCGATACCGTGTTCGCTCGCATTGGCGCAACGCTGGTGCCGGTCATTCTGGTTGCCGTCGGTTTGCAATGGCGCTTGGAATTGCATACCGATTGGCGTGTGCCGCTGGCCATCGGGCTATCGATAAAATTGTTATTGATGCCGCTGGCGGCGATGCTGATTCTGAAAAGTTTTGGCGTAAGTGGTCAGGTGCTGAATGTCACCGTTTTCGAAGCCGGTATGTCATCGATGATCACGGCCAGCGCGTTAGCGGTAAATGCCGGACTGGCGCCGCGCTTGAGTGCCGCGATGGTGGGCTTTGGTATTCCGCTATGTCTAGTTACGCTGTACGTGTGGTCGCTGATTCTTGGTTAA
- a CDS encoding phosphoglycolate phosphatase, with the protein MQALLFDLDGTLAHTAPDLADGINAMLASFSRAPLSEALLATMIGSGSKMLVQRALQHAGDELPEPAQLERAHHRFLQHYRAGFCRRSQCYPHVPETLQALREQGLPLAVVTNKPEQFVAPLLKYLKLDEYFSVLIGGDTLACKKPDALPLLHACEAMNVSPEQSLMVGDSITDILAARAAGMPIAAVTFGYNHGEPVSLQHPDFLIDHFPEILDIPSLSNRFSRRAK; encoded by the coding sequence GTGCAAGCGCTGCTGTTTGACCTGGATGGCACGCTGGCGCACACGGCGCCGGATTTGGCAGACGGCATCAACGCGATGCTGGCCAGCTTTTCGAGAGCGCCGTTGTCGGAAGCATTGCTGGCGACCATGATCGGCAGCGGTTCAAAAATGCTGGTGCAACGCGCCTTGCAACACGCCGGTGATGAGTTGCCGGAACCGGCGCAGCTGGAGCGTGCCCATCATCGGTTTTTGCAACATTATCGCGCCGGCTTTTGTCGCCGCAGTCAGTGTTATCCGCACGTGCCGGAAACCTTGCAAGCATTGCGTGAACAGGGTTTGCCGCTCGCGGTTGTGACCAATAAGCCGGAACAGTTTGTTGCGCCGTTGCTGAAATATCTGAAGCTGGATGAGTACTTTTCCGTGCTGATTGGTGGTGATACCTTGGCGTGCAAAAAGCCCGACGCCTTGCCATTGCTGCATGCCTGCGAAGCAATGAACGTATCTCCCGAACAAAGTCTGATGGTCGGCGATTCAATCACCGACATTCTCGCGGCGCGCGCCGCCGGTATGCCGATCGCGGCGGTTACCTTTGGCTATAACCATGGTGAGCCGGTCAGTCTTCAGCATCCGGATTTCCTGATCGATCATTTCCCGGAAATTCTCGATATCCCATCGTTATCAAATCGCTTCAGCAGGCGAGCAAAATGA
- the rpe gene encoding ribulose-phosphate 3-epimerase — MKPFVIAPSLLSADFARLGEDATAVLNAGADWLHFDVMDNHYVPNLTIGPLVCEALRHYGITAPIDVHLMVKPVDRIIPDFAKAGASLITFHPEASEHVDRSLALIKDSGCQAGLVFNPATPLHHLDYVMDKLDMILLMSVNPGFGGQSFIPATLDKIRQVRERVEKSGRDIRIEVDGGIKVDNIAEVAKAGADTFVAGSAIFGKKDYRGIIDEMRKQLATVK; from the coding sequence ATGAAGCCATTTGTGATCGCGCCGTCGTTGTTGTCAGCGGATTTTGCCCGGCTTGGTGAAGATGCTACGGCGGTTCTGAACGCTGGTGCCGATTGGCTGCATTTCGATGTCATGGACAATCATTATGTGCCGAACTTGACCATCGGCCCGCTCGTTTGCGAAGCCTTGCGCCACTACGGCATCACAGCACCAATCGATGTTCACTTAATGGTGAAACCGGTCGACCGCATCATTCCGGATTTTGCCAAAGCTGGCGCCAGTCTGATTACTTTCCATCCAGAAGCCAGTGAACATGTCGATCGTTCACTCGCGCTGATCAAAGACAGTGGTTGTCAGGCTGGACTGGTATTCAACCCGGCAACGCCGCTGCATCATCTCGACTATGTTATGGACAAGCTCGACATGATTCTGTTGATGAGCGTCAACCCGGGTTTCGGTGGCCAGTCATTTATTCCGGCTACGCTGGACAAGATCCGTCAGGTGCGCGAACGGGTGGAAAAATCCGGGCGCGATATCCGCATCGAAGTCGATGGCGGCATCAAAGTCGACAATATTGCCGAGGTCGCCAAAGCGGGTGCCGACACGTTTGTTGCCGGTTCGGCAATCTTCGGGAAAAAAGATTATCGCGGCATCATTGACGAGATGCGCAAGCAATTGGCGACGGTGAAGTAA
- a CDS encoding OsmC family protein, with protein MKAKVSWFKDLSFVGESASGHAVTMSAGSNSGGRDSMPTPMEMVLMAVGGCSSIDVVMILKKGRQHVLDCVCELDSERAETSPKVFRKIHAKYIVTGKQLKPDQVERAVSLSLEKYCSVALMLKDNVEITSSFEIIEASDD; from the coding sequence ATGAAAGCCAAGGTGTCCTGGTTCAAGGATTTAAGCTTTGTCGGCGAGTCGGCCAGCGGCCATGCCGTGACCATGTCGGCCGGCAGCAACAGCGGCGGGCGCGACAGCATGCCGACGCCAATGGAAATGGTATTGATGGCTGTCGGCGGTTGTTCGTCGATCGATGTCGTGATGATTCTGAAAAAAGGCCGCCAGCACGTGCTCGATTGCGTCTGCGAACTGGACAGTGAACGGGCGGAAACCAGTCCGAAAGTATTCAGGAAAATCCACGCCAAATACATCGTCACCGGCAAGCAATTGAAGCCGGATCAGGTCGAGCGCGCGGTTAGCCTGTCGCTGGAAAAATATTGTTCGGTGGCATTGATGCTGAAAGACAATGTCGAGATCACCAGCAGTTTCGAGATTATCGAGGCCAGCGACGACTGA
- a CDS encoding aminoglycoside phosphotransferase family protein has translation MDTRQAALQSWVQQQTSIEGEWQLVSGDASFRRYFRWQTSKQSYIAVDAPPERENTARFVELASALNHRGVPVTKVLAHDLKQGFMLQEDLGEQLLLPLLTPENETAFYGHAMRSLLQWQSVRELPLELEHYRDGRLQTELTILPEWFLVRHLNLPFSDDVQAMYRQQGELLLQSAAEQPELLTHRDFHSRNLMLQCNRNRIIDFQDAVWGPATYDLVSLLKDCYYRLPPERVRQFALDYHSLLLSKNLLPPVSENTWLRWFDWMGLQRHLKVLGIFARLAHRDGKTLYLRDLPLTLRYCLETTAAYDELKPLSQWLHEEIAPRIPEALA, from the coding sequence ATGGATACCCGGCAGGCGGCGCTGCAAAGTTGGGTGCAGCAACAAACGAGTATCGAAGGCGAATGGCAACTGGTTTCTGGTGACGCCAGTTTTCGCCGCTATTTTCGTTGGCAGACGAGCAAGCAGTCGTATATCGCCGTTGATGCGCCGCCGGAGCGGGAAAATACCGCGCGCTTCGTTGAGCTCGCGTCAGCGCTGAATCATCGCGGTGTGCCGGTCACGAAGGTATTGGCTCACGACCTCAAGCAAGGCTTCATGCTGCAGGAAGATCTCGGTGAGCAACTACTGTTGCCGTTGCTGACACCGGAAAACGAAACCGCGTTTTACGGCCACGCCATGCGCAGTCTGTTGCAGTGGCAGTCGGTACGCGAATTGCCGCTGGAGCTTGAGCATTATCGCGACGGCCGCCTGCAAACCGAGCTAACGATTTTGCCGGAATGGTTTTTGGTCCGGCATTTGAATCTGCCATTTTCTGATGATGTGCAAGCGATGTACCGGCAACAGGGAGAACTGTTGTTGCAAAGTGCCGCTGAACAACCGGAACTGTTGACCCATCGTGATTTTCATTCACGCAATCTGATGTTGCAGTGCAATCGTAATCGCATCATTGATTTTCAGGATGCGGTTTGGGGCCCGGCCACTTATGACCTGGTCAGTCTGTTGAAAGATTGTTATTACCGGTTGCCGCCCGAGCGGGTGCGGCAGTTCGCGCTGGATTATCACTCGCTGCTACTCAGCAAAAACCTGTTGCCGCCAGTCAGCGAAAATACCTGGCTTCGTTGGTTTGACTGGATGGGTTTGCAACGGCATCTGAAAGTGCTGGGTATTTTCGCTCGGCTTGCGCATCGCGACGGCAAAACCCTTTACCTTCGCGATTTGCCTTTGACCTTGCGCTATTGTCTGGAAACCACGGCGGCTTACGATGAGTTGAAACCATTGTCGCAATGGCTGCATGAGGAGATAGCGCCACGTATTCCGGAGGCGCTGGCATGA